The following proteins come from a genomic window of Trifolium pratense cultivar HEN17-A07 linkage group LG4, ARS_RC_1.1, whole genome shotgun sequence:
- the LOC123924649 gene encoding vesicle-associated membrane protein 714, with the protein MAILYALVARGTVVLAEFSAVTGNTGAVARRLLEKLPTESESRLCFSQDRYIFHILRSDSLTFLCMANDTFGRRIPFSYLEDIQMRFMKNYSKVANYAPAYAMNDEFSRVLHQQMEFFSSNPSVDTLNRVRGEVGEIRTIMVDNIEKVLERGDRIELLVDKTATMQDSSFHFRKQSKRLRRALWMKNFKLLALLTCLIVLLLYFLIAACCGGITLPSCRS; encoded by the exons ATGGCGATCCTCTACGCTTTGGTAGCAAGAGGCACAGTTGTATTGGCGGAGTTCAGTGCCGTCACCGGCAACACCGGTGCCGTCGCTCGCCGTTTACTCGAGAAGCTTCCAACCGAATCAGAGTCTAGACTTTGCTTCTCTCAAGATAGATACATCTTTCACATACTCCGATCTGATAGTCTCACTTTCCTTTGTATGGCTAATGACACCTTTGGAA gGAGAATCCCTTTCTCATACTTGGAAGATATCCAAATGAGGTTTATGAAGAACTACAGCAAAGTTGCCAATTATGCACCGGCTTACGCAATGAATGATGAGTTCTCAAGGGTTTTGCATCAGCAAATGGAGTTTTTTTCTAGTAATCCCAGTGTTGATACCCTCAATCGGGTGAGGGGTGAAGTTGGCGAG ATACGCACTATCATGGTGGATAATATTGAGAAAGTATTGGAGAGAGGTGACCGGATTGAACTTCTAGTTGATAAGACGGCAACAATGCAAGACAGTTCATTTCACTTTAGGAAACAGTCGAAGCGCCTTCGAAGAGCTCTTTGGATGAAAAATTTCAAACTCTT GGCGTTATTGACGTGCTTGATTGTTCTTCTCCTTTACTTTTTAATCGCTGCTTGCTGTGGTGGCATTACTCTACCGTCCTGCAGATCTTAA
- the LOC123921893 gene encoding NAC domain-containing protein 90-like: MEDLFPPGFRFFPTEEELVSFYLNNKLQGQTNYIDRVIPVIDINGVEPSNLPTLAGELCREDKEQWFFFSPGQEREARGGRPNRTTACGYWKATGSPGYVYSSDNKVIGVKKTMVFYEGKAPSGKKTKWKMNEYRAIQVSNQSNTATPQLRREFSLCRVYVISGSFRAFDRRPLEKKRVNQLQVNHEINQNPISANQATQMDASSSFENSHLHSAQMQEDVGSSNSTNWDVNNNDNDNDVDFQSLWEWDGVW; encoded by the exons atggAAGATCTCTTCCCTCCTGGCTTTCGTTTCTTCCCTACAGAAGAAGAGCTTGTTAGCTTTTACCTTAACAATAAGCTACAAggacaaacaaattatatagaTAGGGTCATTCCTGTCATTGACATCAATGGTGTAGAACCATCGAATCTCCCAA CTCTTGCGGGGGAGCTTTGTCGCGAAGATAAAGAGCAATGGTTTTTCTTTTCGCCAGGGCAAGAGAGAGAAGCGAGGGGAGGAAGACCTAATAGAACAACTGCTTGTGGGTATTGGAAGGCAACTGGTTCACCTGGTTATGTTTATTCTTCAGATAATAAAGTTATTGGGGTGAAGAAAACCATGGTTTTTTACGAAGGAAAGGCACCTAGTGGAAAGAAAACTAAATGGAAGATGAATGAATACAGAGCCATTCAAGTTTCTAACCAATCAAATACTGCCACACCACAG TTGAGACGAGAATTCAGCTTGTGTCGAGTGTACGTGATATCTGGAAGCTTTCGAGCATTTGATAGACGCCcattagaaaagaaaagagtTAATCAATTGCAGGTTAATCATGAGATTAATCAAAATCCAATTAGTGCTAATCAAGCTACACAAATGGATGCATCAAGTTCATTTGAAAATTCTCATCTTCACAGTGCTCAAATGCAAGAGGATGTAGGAAGTTCAAATAGCACTAATTGGGATGTAAATAACAATGACAATGATAATGATGTTGATTTCCAATCACTTTGGGAATGGGATGGAGTGTggtga
- the LOC123923322 gene encoding uncharacterized protein LOC123923322, with the protein MAYVHVIIALLFAIVLARIDLSSCQIVNGKVSCVDCTHNDDLSDIKVAVKCEGVKNLAMTTTEEDGSFKVNLPSDQTKTSMNCLAKLLGGTIQLYTKKQNQVSKIIQGKEENSYTISTPLSFMMSCPKNTNCKAAKPVGSSKTIDIPLPPEWGLAPSSYYVPFVPIIGIP; encoded by the exons ATGGCTTATGTTCATGTTATCATAGCTCTTCTCTTTGCAATAGTTTTGGCTAGAATTGACCTATCATCATGCCAAATTGTAAATGGCAAAGTCTCATGTGTTGATTGCACTCACAACGATGATTTATCTG ATATTAAGGTTGCAGTGAAATGTGAAGGTGTTAAAAACCTAGCCATGACAACAACAGAAGAGGATGGTTCCTTCAAGGTTAACCTTCCCTCAGACCAAACAAAAACATCTATGAACTGTTTGGCTAAACTTCTTGGTGGAACAATTCAACTTTATACCAAAAAGCAAAACCAAGTTTCAAAAATTATccaaggaaaagaagaaaacagCTACACAATCTCAACTCCTCTTAGTTTCATGATGTCATGTCCCAAAAACACAAATTGTAAGGCTGCAAAACCTGTTGGTTCATCCAAAACTATTGATATTCCTTTGCCTCCAGAATGGGGTTTGGCACCTAGTAGCTATTATGTACCTTTTGTTCCCATCATTGGAATAccttaa